The following nucleotide sequence is from Chiroxiphia lanceolata isolate bChiLan1 chromosome 29, bChiLan1.pri, whole genome shotgun sequence.
atGAAATATGGCTTTGAAGAAGCTCCTCCCTGAGGATTTGGCCCTCTTTGGCCAGGATTCCTGGCCAAGGCTTTGCATCGCTCCTGTTCATCGGGACCTCCTGGGTTGGAAGGCCCGGGATTGGCCTGGGATTGGCCTCAGGATCAGCCCCGGGATCGGTCTGGGATCAGCCTGGGATCAGCCTGGGATCGGCCTCGGGATCGGCCCTGGGATCGGCCCTGGGATCAGCTCAGGATCAGCCTGGGATCGGCCCCGGGATCAGCCTGGGATCAGCCTGGGATCAGCCCGGGATCAGCCCCGGGATCAGCCTGGGATCAGCCTGGGATCAGCCCGGGATCGGCCCCAGGATCAGCCCAGGGATCGGCCTTGGGATCAGCCCAGGTTTGGCCCAGGGATCGGCCTTGGGATCAGCCCAGGATCAGCTTGGGATTAGCcctgggatcagcccagggaTCAGTCTGGGATCGGTCCCGGGATCAGCCCTGGGATCAGTcctgggatcagcccagggaTCGGCCCAGGATTGGCCCCGGGATCAGTCCGGGATCAGCTCAGGATCAGCCTGGGATCAGCCCCAGGATCAGCCCCAGGATCAGCCCAGGATTGGCCCAGGATTGGCCCAGCATCAGCCCTGGGATCAGCCCCGAGATCAGCCCCAGGATCAGGCTGGGATCAGccccaggctcagccccaggATCGGCCCCAAAGCGCTGGAGACGCCTCACCTGGATGTTCCTCTTGAGGATCTCCCTGGTGAGCTGCACTTTGCCGGTGCTGGGGTCGACGCCGGCCAGGGGCACCACGACCTCTCCGATCACGTCGTCGCGGGAGAAGCGGTCGAAGCTGAGCACGAGGAAGTGCAGCACCAGGTCCTGCAGTTGGCTGTAGGGGATCCCGTAGAAGGTGAAGGTCTCGTCGAACACCGGCTCCAGCGTCTTGCGCAGCACCCGGGTCTTCACGCGGTGCCTCTTGTCGGGCAGGATGGTCATCTTGATGTAGGGGTCGGAGCTCTGCGTGTGCTCGTCCATCACGGGCAGCCCGCGGGCCTCCTGGATGGTGACCACCAGGGCCTTTTTGGGGAAGTTGTAGTCCACCGAGAAGGTCAGCTCGCCCAGCGTCACATCGTCGCCCGGCGAGGACGGCGAGGAGGTTTTGCTGCCCGCTGGGGTGAGGCTCCGGTCCGGGCTGAGTTCGTCCCCGTAATCTACCTGGATGGGGAGCTGCTCGACCCGGGGGGCCGCGGCGGGAGCCAACGGGGCCTTGTCGGGGCCCGCCAGCCCCGACTCGGCCGCTTCCACCAGGAGGTTCCCCCGCGCGGCCTCCTTGGGGGTCCCGCTCTTGTCTCGGCGCAGCCGgttgattttcttcttgttgctCAGGGTCTCGGGGTAGATGCTGATGCCTTTCAGCATGTGGATGAACTTATAGGGGGGGGTTTTGTGCTTCTTCTCGGCCTGCTGGTGACAGCATGTCCACACAAACACCGTGACCGAGACGGAGACCACCAGGACGGTCGCGCCGATGAGCCCGGCCACCACGGGGGACACGTCTGTGGGGACACGAGGCGGTCAGGGCCTGACCCCCACGGGCAGGGGGTGCTCCCAATCCTGCCAAAAGCTCCCCCTGGAAacccctttccctctttcccaccCGCAGATCGACCCCCCCCGCTCTCCCGCCCCGCGTTCTCTTCCCCCCCCCGTGTAGCCGAGGATTTcaaacagcagctttgccttCTCCTGCCAAACCCGGCTCCCTCCTCACCAGCATCTCCATAGGAACGCGGGTTCTGGATTTGCAGGAGgcacttgcttttatttttttgatgcCCTGCTCGCAGACGTTACACAATTCTGTTTTCACAACACCGGGAAGCGTGGCCGGAACGCCGGAGCCGAGTCCTAAAACCACTCCTAAAACACCACTTTGccctgaaatgttttcttgttttgccctggaatggtttggtttgccCTGGAATGCTTTGGTTTgccctggaatggtttggtttgccCTGAAATGCTTCGGTTTGCCCTGAAATGCTTCGGTTTGCCCCAACACGAGGCCAAAATCTCCCGTGGAAATCCAGcgtccaaaaaaaaaacaaaccgaGGGACAAATAAATCCCGCGTTTGGATTTAGGGATTATTTGATGTTTTTGAGATCTTAGGCCAATTTACGTTCTCCAGGGCAGAATAAAAACCACCTCGTGGTTATTTTTAGCAGCCACGCCGGTTGTTCCCTAATGGATGGCTCTGGAGAGGGTTTTACCCAGGCACTGAGGGAAGCCTGAGCTGCCCAGGACTCACATCCCTCAGCAATTCCAGCCAAGGCCTGGGAATCTGGAGTGGATGGAGGATGGGGAGCAGATGGAAGGCAAGGAGAGACCAAAAGTCCtagaagggaaggaaaaggggggatCTTTGTGCTGCCCTCAGATTCTTGGTGGGAGGTTTTAGGGAAAGCAGAGTCAGACTTTTCACAGGACTTATTTTTGTGTTCCCggttttaaagctgttttctgttatttttgggagccagcaaaccaaaaaaaaagcaccttaaCCCCACATCTCTTTCCTTACAAACCACTTCTTCACCAGGAACCACCTGACACGACAATCACGGCAACAGCTGGACGGGAcagctggttaaaaaaaaaaggtaaatttgtCTGATTTCCCTCTTCATTCTGCACcacaaagaggagaaaacaatcCTCTCACCTCGCCCCTGAAGCTCCAGAGAGCACCACGAGTTGGGAGTTTCTCTGTCCTTCCCACATCCCCATTTGTTGAGGGGAACAGGCAGGAAGACAAGGCTGCCAGGCTGTGATGTGAGCACCTGCCAGGCTCGGGGAAAACGGTTTTGCCCTTTTCCAAAACTGGAAAACCCACTTTTTGTTTGGCAGGAAccttcccagcctgcagctggaaTCTTCTGCACTGGTCACACAGAGCAACCTGTCTCAGGTCTCCCTGCAAACAGAGCCTTGGGCTGAATTAACTAAAGCAAGAGGGGTTTATAATATTGACAAAATactccaaaaaaccccaactttggTTTGTCATTTAATGTTCCCTCTTTAAAATGAGGCAAGTGCTCTCAAACAGATCATTTGGAGACAACTCAGCTGTTAAAAGCTTTGGTGGATATTCAAGAAGAATGCTGAAACCCCtttcttattcttattcttattctttttattcttattcttattcttattttattctcattctattcttattcttattttattctcattctTGTTCTCATTCTTATTCTTATTCTCattctttgtgtgtgttttgtttgtgtccTCACAAAATCAGCTCCTGTACCTTCCTTTCCTGCACCTCTGAGGGGACAATTTCAGGAGCAGCCTCAAAAAGCACCAAATAAGTCCCTGTGATCTTTCTTCCATCGAATTATCTCAACTATTAAATATTCTCTCAACCCTTAAATATTCCCTCAATCCTTAAATATTCTCTAAACTCCTAAATATTCTCTAAACTCCTAAATATTCTCTGAACCCTTAAATATTCTCTCAGCCCTTAAATATTCTCTCAGCCCTTAAATATTCTCTCAACTCTTAAATATTCTCTCAACCCTTAAATATTCTCCCAACCCTTAAATATTGTCTAAACTCCTAAATATTATCCCAACCCTTAAATATTCTCTCAACTCCTAAACATTCTCTCAACCCTTAAATTTGGCTCCCAGGATGTTCTGTGGCAAAGAGCCTCATGAGCAAGGACGGTTTTCCTGTGTCCCACCTCATCCCTTCCAATGCCCATTCCTGCATTAGGAGAAGCAGGGAATGaccttttccctcccc
It contains:
- the SYT11 gene encoding synaptotagmin-11 isoform X2 yields the protein MAEITSVHPGFDVSPVVAGLIGATVLVVSVSVTVFVWTCCHQQAEKKHKTPPYKFIHMLKGISIYPETLSNKKKINRLRRDKSGTPKEAARGNLLVEAAESGLAGPDKAPLAPAAAPRVEQLPIQVDYGDELSPDRSLTPAGSKTSSPSSPGDDVTLGELTFSVDYNFPKKALVVTIQEARGLPVMDEHTQSSDPYIKMTILPDKRHRVKTRVLRKTLEPVFDETFTFYGIPYSQLQDLVLHFLVLSFDRFSRDDVIGEVVVPLAGVDPSTGKVQLTREILKRNIQKCLSRGELQVSLSYQPVAQRMTVVVLKARHLPKMDITGLSADPYVKVNVYYGRKRIAKKKTHVKKCTLNPVFNESFIYDVPGELLPDVSIEFLVIDFDRTTKNEVVGRLILGAHSATPAGAEHWREVCDSPRKPVAKWHSLSEY
- the SYT11 gene encoding synaptotagmin-11 isoform X3, which produces MAEITSVHPGFDVSPVVAGLIGATVLVVSVSVTVFVWTCCHQQAEKKHKTPPYKFIHMLKGISIYPETLSNKKKINRLRRDKSGTPKEAARGNLLVEAAESGLAGPDKAPLAPAAAPRVEQLPIQVDYGDELSPDRSLTPAGSKTSSPSSPGDDVTLGELTFSVDYNFPKKALVVTIQEARGLPVMDEHTQSSDPYIKMTILPDKRHRVKTRVLRKTLEPVFDETFTFYGIPYSQLQDLVLHFLVLSFDRFSRDDVIGEVVVPLAGVDPSTGKVQLTREILKRNIQCLSRGELQVSLSYQPVAQRMTVVVLKARHLPKMDITGLSGNPYVKVNVYYGRKRIAKKKTHVKKCTLNPVFNESFIYDVPGELLPDVSIEFLVIDFDRTTKNEVVGRLILGAHSATPAGAEHWREVCDSPRKPVAKWHSLSEY
- the SYT11 gene encoding synaptotagmin-11 isoform X1, which gives rise to MAEITSVHPGFDVSPVVAGLIGATVLVVSVSVTVFVWTCCHQQAEKKHKTPPYKFIHMLKGISIYPETLSNKKKINRLRRDKSGTPKEAARGNLLVEAAESGLAGPDKAPLAPAAAPRVEQLPIQVDYGDELSPDRSLTPAGSKTSSPSSPGDDVTLGELTFSVDYNFPKKALVVTIQEARGLPVMDEHTQSSDPYIKMTILPDKRHRVKTRVLRKTLEPVFDETFTFYGIPYSQLQDLVLHFLVLSFDRFSRDDVIGEVVVPLAGVDPSTGKVQLTREILKRNIQKCLSRGELQVSLSYQPVAQRMTVVVLKARHLPKMDITGLSGNPYVKVNVYYGRKRIAKKKTHVKKCTLNPVFNESFIYDVPGELLPDVSIEFLVIDFDRTTKNEVVGRLILGAHSATPAGAEHWREVCDSPRKPVAKWHSLSEY
- the SYT11 gene encoding synaptotagmin-11 isoform X4; translated protein: MAEITSVHPGFDVSPVVAGLIGATVLVVSVSVTVFVWTCCHQQAEKKHKTPPYKFIHMLKGISIYPETLSNKKKINRLRRDKSGTPKEAARGNLLVEAAESGLAGPDKAPLAPAAAPRVEQLPIQVDYGDELSPDRSLTPAGSKTSSPSSPGDDVTLGELTFSVDYNFPKKALVVTIQEARGLPVMDEHTQSSDPYIKMTILPDKRHRVKTRVLRKTLEPVFDETFTFYGIPYSQLQDLVLHFLVLSFDRFSRDDVIGEVVVPLAGVDPSTGKVQLTREILKRNIQKCLSRGELQVSLSYQPVAQRMTVVVLKARHLPKMDITGLSDPYVKVNVYYGRKRIAKKKTHVKKCTLNPVFNESFIYDVPGELLPDVSIEFLVIDFDRTTKNEVVGRLILGAHSATPAGAEHWREVCDSPRKPVAKWHSLSEY